The following are encoded together in the Acidobacteriota bacterium genome:
- a CDS encoding phytanoyl-CoA dioxygenase family protein, with protein MDMVRLTDEDIRFFAREGYLIKRGVLDPDLMARGRERMWSNLPPPLEREKPETWIGPFPEPVDDGASNRHQFMWKYRQPGGEDWMVRLLATDPSVMGMAEQLLGEGNLVEPDRIRGIYCVLPEGAAPPRPMGCHVDAHPFHLGVVGYIDDVEPGGGGFTVWPGSHRIFYRDFTRRYVFDKTPEYLAHKDEVSGMPPMDCHGKAGDIVFWHHRMGHSVGHNRTGRIRQAVLYDYKRADLDEHAPPGDDMWVDWPGVRAVLAP; from the coding sequence ATGGACATGGTCCGTCTGACCGACGAAGACATCCGGTTTTTCGCCCGCGAAGGCTACCTGATCAAGCGCGGCGTCCTCGATCCCGATCTGATGGCCCGGGGCAGGGAACGCATGTGGAGCAACCTGCCGCCGCCCCTCGAGCGCGAAAAACCGGAAACCTGGATCGGCCCCTTCCCGGAGCCGGTCGACGACGGCGCTTCGAACCGGCACCAATTCATGTGGAAGTACCGCCAACCGGGCGGAGAGGACTGGATGGTCCGCCTCCTCGCCACCGATCCTTCCGTGATGGGCATGGCGGAGCAGTTGCTCGGCGAGGGCAATCTGGTCGAACCGGATCGGATCCGCGGCATTTACTGTGTCCTGCCCGAAGGCGCCGCGCCGCCCCGTCCCATGGGTTGCCACGTGGACGCCCATCCCTTTCACCTCGGCGTCGTGGGGTACATCGACGACGTGGAACCCGGAGGCGGCGGATTCACCGTTTGGCCGGGCAGCCACCGGATTTTCTACCGGGATTTCACCCGGCGCTACGTCTTCGACAAAACGCCTGAATACCTGGCCCACAAGGACGAGGTGAGCGGAATGCCCCCCATGGACTGCCACGGCAAGGCCGGCGACATCGTGTTCTGGCACCACCGCATGGGCCATTCCGTCGGCCACAACCGGACCGGCCGGATCCGCCAGGCGGTCCTGTACGACTACAAGCGGGCGGACCTGGACGAGCACGCGCCTCCCGGCGACGACATGTGGGTGGATTGGCCGGGCGTTCGTGCCGTTTTAGCACCATGA
- the mtnP gene encoding S-methyl-5'-thioadenosine phosphorylase codes for MPEAQIAVIGGTGFYGMEGLTDLEEVRPDTPFGDPSDAIVTGTLEGRRVAFLARHGRGHRLGPSEINVRANIFALKSLGVRWILSVSAVGSLQEDIRPRDFVIPDQLYDHTRHRTTSFFGGGLVVHVGLGEPFCGPLRRLLVDGAESTGLTVHDGGTYLCMEGPQFSTKAESNVYRGWGFSVIGMTAAPEAKLAREAEICYAAIACSTDYDCWHEEHDSVTVDMIIENLHANVDHARQVIRHVVPAIPLDSTCRCHNALANAIVSDRDAVPAGTLEKLRPIVGRYFE; via the coding sequence ATGCCTGAAGCACAGATCGCGGTTATCGGCGGTACAGGGTTCTACGGGATGGAGGGGCTTACGGATCTCGAGGAGGTCCGGCCCGACACCCCCTTCGGCGACCCCAGCGACGCCATCGTGACCGGCACCCTGGAGGGCCGGCGCGTGGCGTTCCTGGCCCGGCACGGCCGGGGCCATCGCCTGGGCCCGTCCGAAATCAACGTGCGGGCGAACATCTTCGCGCTGAAGTCGCTGGGTGTCCGGTGGATTCTTTCGGTCAGCGCCGTGGGGAGCCTCCAGGAAGACATCCGGCCGCGGGATTTCGTCATACCGGACCAGTTATACGACCACACCCGGCACCGCACGACGAGCTTCTTCGGCGGCGGCCTCGTGGTGCACGTAGGCCTCGGTGAACCGTTCTGCGGGCCGTTGCGCCGGTTGCTCGTCGACGGTGCCGAATCGACGGGCCTGACCGTGCACGACGGCGGTACCTATCTCTGCATGGAAGGTCCCCAGTTCTCGACCAAAGCGGAGTCGAACGTCTACCGGGGCTGGGGGTTTTCGGTCATCGGGATGACAGCCGCGCCGGAGGCCAAGCTCGCCCGGGAGGCGGAGATCTGCTATGCCGCCATCGCGTGTTCCACCGACTACGACTGCTGGCACGAGGAACACGATTCCGTGACCGTCGACATGATTATCGAGAACCTGCACGCGAACGTGGACCACGCGCGCCAGGTCATCCGCCACGTCGTGCCGGCTATTCCGCTGGACAGCACGTGCCGCTGTCACAACGCGCTGGCCAATGCCATCGTTTCCGACCGCGACGCTGTGCCCGCCGGCACGCTGGAGAAGCTGAGGCCGATCGTGGGCCGCTATTTCGAGTAG